Proteins found in one Populus alba chromosome 14, ASM523922v2, whole genome shotgun sequence genomic segment:
- the LOC118031234 gene encoding hypothetical protein At1g04090 — translation MSWCEERNFWCNCLYWRKTAILLPPEPDTFSLPSPLPDWSQGRGFASGRINLGKIEALKISRFEFIWSSNLLQDKKKGVSFYKPVGVPNGFYSLGHYCQFNNKPLWGFVLVVREVACFEPEAANLPTLLKPLDYTLVWSSDDESEEKYGGCGFFWLPQPPEGYKPLGFLVTNNPDKPDLDEVRCVRADLTDECEPYRLLLESYSKFLNLPVRVSSTRPSHRGVLGKGVSVGTFFCGYWTSEEELNIACLKNLNQLHAMPNLEQIHALMKHYGPTVFFHPNEVYLPSSVPWFLKNGALLYKAGDSSGEPIDAEGTNLPGGGTNNGAFWIDLPSDGKRNTVKQGSLESAKLYVHVKPALGGTFTDLAVWVFYPFNGPGTLKVGPLNISLGKIGQHVGDWEHFTLRICNFTGELWSIYFSQHSGGEWVDAYDLEYIEGNKAIVYSSKNGHASFPHPGCYIQGSTKLGIGIRNDAARSNLYVDSSTRYEIIAAEYLEGSGFIEPCWLQFMGKWGPTIVYGSRIELDKIINHLPVGFRYSVKNIFDGFPVELCGEEGPTGAKDKNNWVGDERG, via the exons ATGTCTTGGTGCGAAGAAAGAAATTTTTGGTGTAACTGTTTGTATTGGAGGAAAACCGCCATTTTGTTGCCGCCTGAACCTGACACCTTCTCTTTACCTTCTCCTCTTCCCGATTGGTCTCAAG GCCGAGGATTTGCTTCTGGAAGAATAAACTTGGGCAAAATTGAAGCACTCAAAATCTCCAGGTTTGAGTTCATTTGGAGCAGCAATCTCTTGCAGGACAAGAAAAAAGGAGTTTCATTCTATAAACCTGTGGGAGTGCCTAATGGATTCTACAGCCTTGGCCACTATTGCCAATTCAACAATAAGCCCTTGTGGGGTTTTGTTCTTGTGGTTCGTGAGGTGGCTTGTTTCGAGCCAGAAGCTGCCAATTTACCAACTCTTCTAAAACCCCTAGATTATACATTAGTTTGGAGTTCAGATGATGAAAGTGAGGAGAAGTATGGAGGATGTGGCTTCTTCTGGCTTCCTCAGCCTCCTGAGGGTTATAAGCCCTTGGGGTTTCTAGTCACCAACAATCCAGACAAGCCAGATTTGGATGAAGTACGGTGTGTTCGAGCAGACCTGACAGATGAATGTGAACCCTATCGTCTACTACTTGAATcatattctaaatttttaaatctacCAGTTCGAGTTTCGAGTACGAGACCCAGCCATCGAGGAGTGCTAGGGAAAGGTGTTTCAGTTGGCACATTTTTCTGCGGCTACTGGACCTCTGAAGAGGAGTTGAATATTGCATGCTTGAAGAATTTAAACCAACTACATGCCATGCCAAACCTCGAACAAATCCATGCACTCATGAAGCACTATGGGCCTACAGTTTTCTTTCATCCCAATGAGGTCTATTTGCCATCTTCTGTGCCATGGTTCTTGAAAAATGGAGCACTCTTGTACAAAGCTGGGGATTCATCTGGTGAGCCCATAGATGCAGAGGGCACTAATTTGCCAGGCGGTGGAACAAATAATGGTGCATTTTGGATAGACTTGCCTTCCGATGGCAAAAGAAATACTGTCAAACAGGGCAGCTTGGAAAGTGCAAAACTTTATGTTCACGTGAAGCCTGCTCTTGGTGGGACTTTTACTGATCTTGCAGTGTGGGTTTTCTATCCCTTCAATGGGCCAGGTACTCTTAAAGTTGGACCATTGAATATTTCGCTTGGCAAGATTGGGCAGCATGTAGGCGATTGGGAGCATTTCACTCTCCGCATTTGCAACTTTACTGGAGAGCTGTGGAGTATATACTTCTCTCAGCACAGTGGTGGTGAATGGGTTGATGCTTATGATTTGGAGTACATAGAGGGGAACAAAGCTATTGTTTATTCATCAAAAAACGGACACGCTAGCTTCCCTCATCCCGGGTGTTACATCCAGGGTTCCACTAAACTTGGAATAGGAATACGGAACGATGCAGCACGTAGTAATTTATACGTGGATTCAAGCACCCGTTATGAAATTATTGCAGCAGAGTATCTTGAAGGTAGTGGTTTCATTGAGCCTTGTTGGTTACAGTTTATGGGAAAATGGGGTCCAACGattgtctatggttcaagaatcGAGCTAGATAAGATAATTAACCATTTGCCCGTGGGTTTTAGATATTCAGTAAAGAACATATTTGATGGGTTTCCAGTGGAACTCTGTGGAGAAGAAGGTCCTACAGGGGCAAAGGATAAGAACAACTGGGTGGGAGATGAAAGAGGCTAg